The Camelina sativa cultivar DH55 chromosome 14, Cs, whole genome shotgun sequence genome includes a window with the following:
- the LOC104744002 gene encoding uncharacterized protein LOC104744002, protein MDLKTTLDQCPPLRKLTSLKHRFLQPLNQDDLTSYERPKRKYSSLPGNDDGQEDPSWKRIRFKLRREKEDDAVFVESPRFKQLTIRQRSTSDDSSDTVKHGIEEEGFTSDAVFYKPWFDSLRLKRQRFGEDQDPSSCSPSVDDIAALTLIQFSRDNRQSKTQTLIPQPQTHTQTQTQTQTQTQTHTTQQQTPVKSDLFECSVCGKGFTTYQALGGHKASHKVKQPQPLLENAGADAGDKTRTKMLAPSGKIHKCSICHVVFPTGQALGGHKRRHYEGVLGGQKLSPDSNGSLVTKVLDPEQSLSVSDNVLLSGNYKRNQDEVVHKLSPNSNGSLVTKVLDPELSLSVSENVLLSGHKRRQDEFVPCVDKWSLSDASVAKNLVNLELSLGESNGLLGGQKRSQDGEVVVGENKWSPSCNGSGVTNVSEPEQSQRRLIDLNSLPSPEFDESGVRDVEEVDSAIITLKELMLKNRGFFLSDRYRKRRGMAISTHLKQILTKANQVSPSMSVADLKKEVELWMQENKDGLPVEDDVFVESFLETIERNCSATRDQDPNSERRAIEHRFLEGVGGEEQGCGYDGVSSETGLESSERSQRQRFGDDEDCFSEQSSSFLETNPREEERQGGFANNDAFLELLVENIERSRRGQKRSSSSSDDDDVKDPSSSSSLSEDEIAALFHKRDSQTQPQTQPLRKPKRQMLHKSDAYKCSVCGKEFSTFQALGGHKAGHRIKPLLVDGGEKTRQKLLAPSGKIHKCSICHRVFPTGQSLGGHKRLHYEGALGGNKDSMDVEAVSQGDKLSPGGNVGVVTHVPDPKQSLEGLIDTNRVLSPGDVESANELRQEEGSTNANRIQFFNFF, encoded by the exons ATGGATCTTAAAACAACGCTCGATCAGTGTCCGCCGTTGAGAAAACTCACCTCTCTGAAACACAGATTCTTACAGCCACTCAATCAAGACGATTTGACAAGTTACGAACGACCAAAGCGAAAGTATTCTTCTCTTCCTGGTAATGATGACGGCCAAGAAGATCCTTCTTGGAAACGCATACGCTTTAAACTCCGTCGAGAGAAGGAAGACGACGCCGTTTTCGTTGAGTCTCCTAGGTTTAAACAATTGACGATACGACAGCGTTCTACTAGTGACGACTCTTCTGATACGGTGAAACACGGAATCGAAGAAGAAGGGTTTACAAGCGATGCAGTTTTCTATAAGCCGTGGTTTGATAGTTTACGATTAAAACGACAGCGTTTCGGTGAAGATCAAGatccttcttcttgttctccgTCTGTAGATGACATCGCTGCTCTCACTCTCATCCAGTTTTCCCGTGATAATCGGCAATCGAAAACACAAACCCTAATACCTCAACCGCAAACGCACACGCAGACGCAAACGCAGACGCAGACGCAAACGCAGACTCATACAACTCAACAACAGACGCCTGTGAAGTCTGATCTGTTCGAGTGTTCAGTATGTGGAAAAGGTTTTACTACGTATCAAGCATTAGGCGGTCACAAGGCTAGCCACAAGGTTAAGCAGCCACAACCGCTTCTTGAAAACGCAGGAGCAGACGCTGGAGATAAAACGCGGACAAAGATGTTGGCCCCTTCTGGGAAGATCCACAAGTGTTCTATATGTCATGTTGTGTTTCCGACGGGACAAGCACTAGGTGGACACAAACGACGTCACTACGAAGGCGTTCTCGGCGGTCAAAAGTTGAGTCCCGATAGTAATGGGAGCCTTGTAACAAAAGTGTTGGATCCAGAACAGAGTTTAAGTGTTAGTGACAACGTTCTTCTCAGTGGTAATTACAAACGTAATCAGGACGAGGTTGTTCACAAGTTGAGTCCCAATAGTAATGGGAGCCTTGTTACAAAAGTGTTGGATCCAGAACTGAGTTTAAGTGTTAGTGAAAACGTTCTTCTCAGTGGTCACAAACGCAGACAGGACGAGTTTGTTCCCTGTGTAGACAAGTGGAGTCTCAGTGATGCGAGTGTTGCAAAAAATTTGGTGAATCTAGAGCTAAGTCTCGGGGAAAGTAATGGCCTACTCGGGGGTCAGAAACGTAGTCAGGATGGGGAGGTTGTTGTTGGAGAAAACAAGTGGAGTCCTAGTTGTAATGGGAGTGGTGTAACAAATGTGTCGGAACCAGAGCAGAGCCAAAGGAGATTGATAGATCTTAATAGCCTGCCGTCACCGGAGTTTGATGAATCTGGAGTCAGAGATGTCGAGGAAGTTGATAGTGCAATCAT aacTTTAAAAGAGTTAATGCTTAAAAACAGA ggtttttttttatctgatcgATATCGGAAGAGAAGAGGTATGGCTATCTCAACGCACTTGAAACAGATCTTAACGAAGGCGAATCAAGTTTCTCCGTCGATGTCTGTGGCCGATCTGAAGAAAGAAGTAGAACTTTGGATGCAAGAAAACAAAGACGGTTTACCAGTCGAAGACGATGTTTTCGTTGAGAGCTTTTTGGAAACGATCGAACGTAATTGTTCTGCAACTCGTGATCAAGATCCGAATTCGGAACGCAGAGCGATAGAACACAGATTCTTAGAAGGAGTAGGAGGAGAAGAACAAGGGTGTGGTTACGACGGCGTTTCGAGTGAGACGGGTTTGGAAAGTAGCGAGCGGTCTCAAAGACAGCgttttggtgatgatgaagattgtttCTCGGAACAGAGTTCATCCTTCTTGGAAACTAACCCgcgagaagaagaaagacaaggaGGGTTTGCTAACAACGATGCTTTCCTTGAGCTTTTGGTGGAAAATATTGAGCGATCAAGACGAGGGCAAAagcgttcttcttcttcttctgatgatgatgatgttaaagatccttcttcctcttcttctctgtctgAAGATGAAATCGCTGCTCTCTTTCACAAACGGGATTCACAAACACAACCTCAAACGCAACCCCTACGGAAGCCGAAACGGCAGATGCTGCACAAGTCTGATGCGTACAAGTGCAGTGTCTGTGGAAAAGAGTTCTCTACATTCCAAGCTTTAGGTGGTCACAAGGCTGGCCACAGGATTAAGCCGCTTCTTGTTGACGGTGGAGAAAAAACGAGGCAAAAGTTGTTGGCACCATCTGGTAAAATCCACAAGTGTTCTATTTGTCATAGAGTGTTTCCCACTGGACAATCTCTCGGTGGACACAAACGCCTTCATTACGAAGGCGCTCTCGGAGGTAACAAAGACAGCATGGACGTGGAAGCCGTTTCCCAAGGAGACAAGTTGAGTCCTGGAGGTAATGTTGGTGTTGTAACACATGTACCTGACCCAAAGCAGAGCCTAGAGGGACTGATAGATACGAACAGAGTGCTGTCGCCAGGAGACGTTGAGAGTGCAAACGAGCTTCGACAAGAAGAAGGAAGTACCAATGCTAACAGGATTcagttttttaactttttttga